From a region of the Sporosarcina ureilytica genome:
- a CDS encoding ABC transporter ATP-binding protein: protein MIKKFFSYYKPHKRLFIIDFSSAVFVALLELAFPLAVQWFIDKLLPGGDWGKIVTVSILLLLIYLLSTFLQYIVSYLGHKLGINIETDMRQQLFNHVQRQSFRFFDNTKTGHIMSRITNDLFDIGELAHHGPEDLFIAIMTLVGAFVLMYHINPELALIAIVMVPLLIAVVTYCNKKMNAAWTNMYGKIADVNARVEDSVAGARVVKSFTNEDFEIARFKTDNGNFRLAKLVAYKVMAWTHSSMYMMTRLMSLVVLVVGAWFTFNGKLTHGELVGFILFVNILIKPVDKISALLELYPKGMAGFKRFRDLIEQEPEIKDNPKAIQVNHLHGDIVFDDVHFNYESTKSILQGINLNIRAGETVAFVGPSGAGKTTICSLIPRFYDVDSGSITIDGIDIRDMTQQSLRRQIGIVQQDVFLFTGTIKENIAYGNLEATDEEIYEAARKAHLEDMIRELPDGYETQIGERGLKLSGGQKQRLAIARMFLKNPPILILDEATSALDTETERIIQQSLNELAENRTTLVIAHRLATIRDAHRVIVVTEDGISEDGTYQELVEQDGIFARLHNIQFQNV, encoded by the coding sequence ATGATAAAGAAATTCTTTTCTTATTATAAACCGCATAAACGATTATTTATTATCGACTTTTCTAGCGCTGTTTTTGTGGCATTACTTGAACTTGCCTTCCCACTAGCCGTGCAATGGTTTATAGATAAATTACTGCCAGGCGGTGATTGGGGAAAAATTGTAACGGTTAGTATTCTGTTATTACTTATCTACTTATTAAGTACATTTCTTCAATACATCGTTAGTTATCTGGGGCATAAACTTGGCATCAATATTGAAACCGATATGCGCCAACAACTGTTCAATCATGTTCAACGACAATCATTTCGCTTTTTTGACAATACAAAAACGGGCCATATTATGAGTCGAATTACAAATGACTTATTCGATATCGGAGAACTCGCCCACCATGGACCGGAAGATTTATTTATCGCGATCATGACGCTCGTCGGCGCATTTGTCCTCATGTATCATATTAACCCTGAACTTGCGCTCATTGCGATAGTCATGGTACCGCTCCTCATTGCGGTTGTTACTTATTGTAATAAGAAAATGAACGCGGCATGGACAAATATGTACGGCAAAATTGCTGACGTCAACGCGCGAGTGGAGGATAGCGTTGCCGGCGCACGTGTTGTAAAATCTTTTACAAATGAAGATTTTGAAATCGCACGTTTCAAAACAGACAACGGCAATTTCCGTCTTGCCAAGCTCGTCGCTTATAAAGTGATGGCATGGACACATTCTAGCATGTATATGATGACACGACTCATGTCGCTCGTCGTCTTAGTCGTCGGGGCTTGGTTTACATTTAACGGTAAATTAACACATGGAGAGCTCGTCGGATTTATTTTATTCGTCAACATTTTAATTAAACCAGTAGATAAAATTAGTGCATTGCTTGAATTGTATCCAAAAGGGATGGCTGGCTTTAAACGATTCCGTGATTTAATTGAACAGGAACCAGAAATTAAAGATAATCCGAAAGCAATTCAAGTCAATCATTTACACGGCGATATTGTTTTTGACGATGTTCATTTCAATTATGAAAGTACGAAGTCAATTCTACAAGGAATTAATTTAAACATACGCGCAGGAGAAACAGTTGCTTTTGTCGGTCCTTCAGGTGCTGGAAAAACAACCATTTGCTCCCTCATTCCACGTTTTTACGATGTAGATTCTGGAAGCATCACGATTGACGGAATTGATATTCGCGACATGACACAGCAATCACTTAGACGTCAAATCGGGATTGTCCAGCAAGATGTGTTTTTATTTACAGGAACAATTAAAGAAAATATTGCTTACGGAAATTTGGAAGCGACTGACGAGGAAATTTATGAAGCAGCACGTAAAGCTCATTTAGAAGATATGATACGCGAGCTTCCCGACGGATACGAAACACAAATCGGAGAACGTGGATTAAAACTTTCAGGTGGACAAAAACAACGCCTTGCCATTGCACGTATGTTTTTGAAAAACCCGCCAATTTTAATTTTAGATGAGGCAACTTCTGCACTCGATACGGAAACTGAGCGCATCATTCAACAATCGTTAAATGAACTGGCCGAAAATCGAACAACGCTTGTCATTGCACATCGCCTGGCGACAATTCGAGACGCGCACCGTGTCATTGTCGTGACAGAAGATGGCATTTCAGAAGACGGGACTTACCAAGAACTCGTAGAACAAGACGGGATTTTTGCACGTCTCCATAATATTCAGTTCCAAAATGTTTAA
- a CDS encoding DUF6612 family protein produces MKKWLKGLAVGLLALALVACSDAANEPADAKPGTDEAKKSELTLEEVFQKAQEASEGIKSMHADMSMIQNISSPEADVEMDNNIKMKMDIVQEPFSMYQIMEMEIVGEGSMKTEMYLTEAGFYMKDPDSGTWMKLPNEGYEDLAAAMTTGEDVTVDYSSLKEFIDDFKFEQNDNEYVLKLKASGDKFNKLIQEEIASTGLLEDLSEEELEALDDVKIHELEYEIFINKETFETTAFNIVMDMEMSAEGETVQIKQEIQSKLSRINEIDEITVPQEVLDNAVEY; encoded by the coding sequence ATGAAAAAATGGTTGAAAGGTTTAGCTGTGGGTTTGTTGGCGTTAGCATTAGTTGCGTGTAGCGATGCTGCGAATGAACCAGCGGACGCAAAACCTGGCACGGATGAAGCGAAGAAAAGTGAATTGACATTAGAGGAAGTATTCCAAAAAGCACAAGAAGCGTCAGAAGGCATAAAGAGTATGCACGCAGACATGTCTATGATTCAAAACATTTCATCTCCTGAAGCTGACGTTGAAATGGACAATAATATTAAAATGAAAATGGATATCGTGCAAGAACCATTTTCGATGTACCAGATCATGGAAATGGAAATTGTTGGCGAAGGGTCTATGAAAACGGAAATGTATTTGACCGAAGCCGGTTTTTATATGAAAGACCCGGATTCCGGGACGTGGATGAAACTTCCAAATGAAGGCTATGAGGATCTTGCTGCTGCAATGACTACGGGTGAAGATGTAACGGTTGATTATTCTTCACTCAAAGAGTTTATTGATGATTTTAAGTTTGAGCAAAATGATAACGAGTATGTGTTAAAGCTGAAGGCTTCTGGCGATAAATTTAATAAACTTATCCAAGAAGAAATAGCGTCCACTGGTTTATTAGAAGATTTAAGTGAAGAGGAATTAGAAGCTTTAGATGATGTCAAAATCCATGAATTAGAATATGAGATTTTCATTAATAAAGAAACATTTGAAACGACTGCATTTAATATCGTGATGGATATGGAAATGAGTGCAGAAGGAGAAACTGTACAAATTAAGCAAGAAATTCAATCAAAGCTAAGTCGTATTAATGAAATCGATGAAATTACAGTTCCGCAAGAAGTGTTAGATAACGCAGTTGAATATTAA
- a CDS encoding ABC transporter permease: MKKRYLIIALIGFSLLSLFVGVSRITPMDLLDFKSEETEIFLISRLPRLIAIILAGAGMSIAGLIMQQLSRNKFVSPTTAGTLDATRLGILISMLMFANASTIEKMIVAFAFALAGTLLFMQILDRIKFKDAIFIPLVGLMFGNILSSVTTFFAYRADVIQNMSAWLQGDFSMIMKGRFELLYISIPVLILAYVYANKFTVAGMGEDFSKNLGLAYRRVVNLGLILVALITTTVVLTVGMIPFLGLIIPNIISIFQGDHLKKTLPHTALLGAIFLLICDILGRVLIYPYEISISLMVGVIGSGIFLYLLFRRKAYA; encoded by the coding sequence ATGAAAAAACGTTATTTGATAATCGCATTGATAGGCTTCTCGCTACTTTCTTTATTCGTAGGCGTTAGCCGAATTACACCGATGGATCTGCTAGATTTCAAATCAGAAGAAACAGAGATATTTTTAATTAGCCGATTGCCGAGATTGATCGCAATTATTCTTGCTGGGGCAGGAATGAGTATTGCTGGACTAATCATGCAACAGCTAAGTCGAAATAAATTTGTTTCGCCGACAACAGCTGGGACGCTAGATGCAACAAGGCTTGGAATTTTAATTTCCATGCTCATGTTTGCAAATGCTTCCACGATTGAAAAGATGATAGTCGCATTTGCATTTGCGTTAGCCGGCACGCTATTATTTATGCAAATTCTAGATCGGATTAAATTTAAAGATGCGATTTTTATTCCGCTCGTCGGGCTCATGTTCGGTAATATTTTATCTTCGGTGACGACATTCTTTGCTTATCGAGCAGATGTCATTCAAAATATGTCAGCGTGGTTACAAGGCGATTTTTCAATGATTATGAAAGGGCGCTTCGAGCTACTTTATATAAGTATCCCGGTTTTAATCCTTGCTTATGTCTACGCGAATAAGTTTACAGTTGCAGGGATGGGCGAAGATTTCTCGAAAAATCTAGGACTTGCTTATAGAAGAGTCGTCAATCTTGGGTTAATCCTTGTGGCGTTAATTACGACAACAGTCGTGTTAACGGTCGGTATGATCCCATTTCTCGGGTTAATTATTCCGAATATTATTTCCATATTTCAAGGTGACCATTTAAAAAAGACGCTGCCACATACTGCGTTATTAGGCGCGATATTCCTACTCATTTGTGATATTTTAGGCCGGGTACTCATTTATCCATATGAAATCTCAATTAGTTTAATGGTAGGGGTTATTGGTAGCGGGATATTCCTCTATTTGTTGTTTAGGAGGAAGGCATATGCGTAA
- a CDS encoding iron chelate uptake ABC transporter family permease subunit: MRNSTKIIILGVLAVLVCILYLFHGLHGSFDYALPKRGIKVVAMAITGIAIAYSTVIFQTITHNRILTPSIMGFDSLYILLQTVVIFFLGSSHITIVNKHVNFILSVSAMVVFALLLYRFLFQSGKKPIYFLLLVGIIVGTFFSSISTFLQVLIDPNEFLRVQDKMFASFNNVSGELVWWAIAIIVLALVIGWRSIHDLDVLSLGRDTAINLGVNYDSVVRKVLILSSVLIAVSTALVGPITFFGLIVANLSYQFFKTYKHSVLIVGASIMSVFALVGGQWVVERVFTFSTTLSVIINFVGGIYFIYLLLKESRAT; the protein is encoded by the coding sequence ATGCGTAATTCAACAAAAATTATCATTTTAGGTGTGTTAGCAGTCCTTGTATGTATCTTGTATTTATTCCATGGACTGCATGGCAGCTTTGATTATGCTTTGCCGAAACGTGGAATTAAAGTGGTTGCGATGGCAATTACAGGTATTGCAATTGCTTATTCAACAGTTATTTTTCAAACGATTACGCATAACCGAATTTTAACGCCAAGTATTATGGGATTCGATTCACTATACATACTTCTCCAAACGGTTGTTATTTTCTTCTTGGGGTCGAGTCATATTACGATAGTGAATAAACATGTGAACTTTATTTTATCTGTAAGTGCGATGGTCGTATTCGCCTTATTGTTATATCGATTTTTATTTCAGTCGGGAAAGAAACCGATTTACTTTTTACTACTTGTTGGCATTATCGTCGGGACATTTTTTAGTAGCATTTCAACATTCTTACAAGTGTTAATTGATCCGAATGAGTTTTTACGCGTTCAAGATAAAATGTTTGCCAGTTTCAACAACGTAAGTGGTGAACTTGTCTGGTGGGCAATCGCAATTATTGTCCTTGCGCTCGTGATTGGGTGGAGGTCCATTCACGATCTGGACGTATTATCGTTAGGAAGGGATACGGCCATTAACTTAGGTGTGAATTACGATAGCGTCGTTCGGAAGGTACTAATCCTTTCTTCGGTGTTAATCGCGGTTTCTACTGCACTGGTTGGGCCGATTACTTTCTTTGGATTAATTGTTGCGAATTTATCGTATCAGTTTTTTAAGACGTATAAACATTCTGTATTAATCGTTGGTGCTTCTATTATGAGTGTATTTGCGCTCGTTGGTGGTCAGTGGGTTGTTGAGCGTGTCTTTACGTTTTCAACGACATTGAGTGTAATTATTAACTTTGTCGGTGGGATTTACTTCATTTACTTACTATTAAAGGAGAGTCGAGCTACATGA
- a CDS encoding ABC transporter ATP-binding protein — protein MIQVRELTKFFGAKAVVENVSVNIHRGKITSFIGPNGAGKSTLLSMVSRLLDADTGEVLLDKKNVKKMKSNDFSKQVSILKQSNYMNARLTIRELVSFGRYPHSKGRLNAEDIRFVDQALDYMGLSDMQHSYLDELSGGQRQRAFIAMTIAQDTEYILLDEPLNNLDMKHSVQIMKILRRLVDELGKTVVIVLHDINFASVYSDRIVALKDGRIVKDGPTDDIINSDSLREIYDMEIPIKQLSNCRICVYFNS, from the coding sequence ATGATTCAGGTCCGGGAACTTACGAAGTTTTTTGGTGCAAAGGCAGTCGTTGAAAATGTCAGTGTGAATATCCATAGAGGAAAAATAACTTCTTTCATCGGGCCAAATGGTGCGGGTAAATCGACATTGCTTTCGATGGTAAGTCGTTTGCTTGATGCAGATACAGGTGAAGTGCTTCTCGATAAAAAGAACGTCAAAAAGATGAAGTCCAATGATTTTTCAAAACAAGTATCAATTTTAAAGCAGTCCAACTATATGAATGCGCGATTAACGATTCGTGAGCTCGTATCGTTCGGTCGTTATCCACATTCCAAAGGTCGTTTAAATGCTGAGGATATTCGCTTCGTAGACCAAGCGCTCGATTATATGGGACTGTCGGATATGCAACATAGTTATCTTGACGAATTATCGGGCGGTCAACGTCAACGTGCGTTTATTGCGATGACAATTGCACAGGATACGGAGTATATATTATTAGATGAGCCGTTAAATAACTTAGATATGAAGCACTCGGTGCAGATTATGAAGATTTTAAGAAGGCTTGTCGATGAACTAGGAAAAACAGTCGTCATCGTTTTGCATGATATTAACTTTGCATCTGTTTATTCAGACCGCATCGTTGCGCTTAAAGACGGCCGGATTGTGAAGGATGGACCGACGGATGACATTATTAACTCTGATTCATTAAGAGAAATTTACGATATGGAAATACCAATCAAACAATTAAGTAATTGTCGCATATGCGTTTACTTTAATTCTTAA
- a CDS encoding siderophore ABC transporter substrate-binding protein translates to MKKISIAVMMFAVMVLLAACGGAKEKEENTSSNNDSTDKAEVVEVKHELDKNPVKVNKNPETVVVFDFGILDTLDELGIEVAGLPKANVPAYLSKYEDEQYENLGSLKEPDFEKIHALKPDVIFISSRQADLYDQFAEIAPTVYVGLDYAHYMDSFKHNMNLVADIFGKEDEMKEELAEIDERIAVIKERTTDFDKKALIVLATEGKVSAYGPNSRFGLIHDVFGFKAADEKIEVSTHGQNITFEYILETNPDVLFVIDRDAAVSGEASAKDSIENDLVKKTNAYEDGAIYYLDPSYWYLSGGGLLSMKEMITEIEEAL, encoded by the coding sequence ATGAAAAAAATATCGATTGCAGTCATGATGTTTGCCGTAATGGTTTTACTTGCCGCATGTGGTGGTGCTAAAGAGAAAGAAGAAAATACATCTTCTAACAATGACTCAACTGACAAAGCTGAAGTTGTAGAAGTGAAACATGAACTCGATAAGAATCCTGTCAAAGTGAATAAAAATCCTGAGACGGTCGTTGTTTTTGACTTTGGTATATTAGATACACTTGACGAGTTAGGAATTGAAGTTGCGGGTCTTCCAAAAGCTAACGTTCCTGCGTACCTTTCAAAGTATGAAGATGAGCAATATGAAAATCTGGGTTCATTAAAAGAGCCGGACTTTGAAAAGATTCATGCATTAAAACCAGATGTGATCTTTATTTCATCCCGTCAAGCTGACTTATACGATCAGTTTGCTGAAATTGCACCAACAGTCTATGTTGGACTTGATTATGCACATTATATGGATTCATTTAAACATAATATGAACTTAGTTGCGGACATCTTTGGCAAGGAAGATGAAATGAAAGAAGAGCTTGCTGAAATTGATGAAAGAATCGCTGTAATTAAAGAGCGAACAACGGATTTCGATAAAAAGGCATTAATCGTCCTGGCAACTGAAGGAAAAGTAAGTGCGTACGGTCCAAATTCACGTTTTGGATTGATCCATGATGTGTTTGGTTTTAAAGCAGCAGACGAGAAAATTGAAGTTTCAACACATGGTCAAAATATTACATTTGAATATATTCTTGAAACTAACCCAGATGTGCTATTTGTGATTGACCGTGATGCGGCAGTAAGTGGAGAGGCTAGCGCGAAAGATTCCATTGAAAACGATCTTGTGAAGAAAACGAATGCCTATGAAGACGGGGCAATCTACTATCTGGACCCTAGCTACTGGTACTTATCTGGTGGCGGACTGCTTTCAATGAAAGAAATGATTACTGAAATTGAGGAAGCGCTCTAA
- a CDS encoding MFS transporter: MAQGKTISRNRLLGLAGTGWMFDAMDVGILSFVIAAISLDWGLSPGEMGWIGSVNSIGMAVGAFGFGMLADKIGRKQVFMITLVLFSVASGLSALTTTLFAFLILRFFVGAGLGGELPVASTLVSESVEAKERGRVVVLLESFWAVGWILAALIAYFIIPDFGWRVALIITALPAFYAIYLRRHLPDSPKFEASREPKQSSMQKVKELWTKQYAKRTLMLWIVWFTVVFSYYGMFLWLPSVMVMKGFSMIHSFGYVLLMTLAQLPGYFTAAWLIERIGRKFVLSTYLLGTALSALAFGNAESLTALLLFGALLSFFNLGAWGALYAYSPEQYPTSIRATGSGAAAAVGRIGGIFGPLLVGSLLGAGYGFGIIFGIFCGSIIIGVLAVIVLGTETKQIELA; the protein is encoded by the coding sequence ATGGCACAAGGCAAAACAATATCGCGCAATAGATTATTAGGTCTTGCTGGAACTGGTTGGATGTTCGATGCAATGGATGTTGGTATTTTATCTTTTGTTATTGCAGCGATTTCGCTTGATTGGGGATTATCTCCAGGTGAAATGGGCTGGATTGGAAGTGTAAACTCTATTGGCATGGCAGTTGGCGCGTTCGGTTTCGGGATGTTAGCGGATAAAATCGGGCGTAAGCAAGTGTTTATGATTACATTAGTTTTATTTTCGGTCGCCAGTGGTTTGTCGGCATTAACGACGACGCTTTTTGCATTTTTAATTTTACGTTTTTTCGTCGGTGCTGGTCTTGGTGGTGAGCTACCTGTCGCGTCCACACTCGTTTCAGAAAGTGTCGAAGCGAAAGAGCGTGGTCGAGTTGTTGTATTATTAGAAAGTTTTTGGGCGGTTGGGTGGATTCTCGCTGCACTGATTGCTTATTTTATCATTCCAGATTTCGGTTGGAGAGTCGCGCTTATTATTACGGCACTGCCAGCGTTTTATGCAATTTATTTAAGAAGACACCTTCCCGACTCGCCGAAGTTTGAGGCGAGTCGGGAGCCTAAACAATCGTCGATGCAGAAAGTAAAAGAATTATGGACTAAACAATATGCAAAACGGACATTAATGCTTTGGATTGTTTGGTTTACGGTTGTATTTTCTTATTATGGGATGTTTTTGTGGTTGCCAAGCGTGATGGTGATGAAAGGATTTAGTATGATTCACAGTTTTGGTTATGTGCTTCTAATGACGCTTGCGCAATTACCAGGCTATTTCACGGCAGCGTGGTTGATTGAAAGGATTGGTCGGAAGTTTGTGTTATCTACTTATCTTCTTGGCACAGCACTTAGCGCATTGGCATTTGGAAATGCGGAATCATTAACAGCGCTACTTTTGTTCGGTGCATTGCTGTCGTTCTTTAATTTAGGGGCATGGGGTGCGCTTTACGCGTATTCACCGGAGCAGTATCCGACATCTATTCGCGCAACTGGTTCAGGTGCGGCCGCAGCTGTCGGTCGGATTGGCGGTATTTTTGGACCGTTGCTCGTTGGGTCTTTACTTGGAGCAGGTTATGGATTTGGCATTATTTTTGGGATTTTTTGCGGTTCTATTATTATTGGGGTCCTTGCCGTCATTGTGTTAGGAACGGAAACAAAGCAAATAGAACTTGCCTAG
- a CDS encoding uracil-DNA glycosylase, which produces MFRIPESLAELGRDRIQGFPVEGFIYGEGPQMPKLMLIGEAPGEFELVDGIPFIGRAGKELMKSLASIGLTRDDVYITSAVRSRPYRWGTKKERDGTTTERKYNRPPTRKEIIAHAPVLDYEIANLEPKFIVTLGNVGLQRLIGKEAKVTELHGQVLRRPIQYLENLEDTTFSWTDEKYTIVPTFHPASVFYRPSHRPSLEADWLKIGEILKGME; this is translated from the coding sequence ATGTTTCGTATTCCAGAATCGCTTGCAGAACTTGGAAGAGATCGGATTCAAGGTTTTCCAGTCGAAGGTTTTATTTACGGAGAAGGTCCACAAATGCCAAAGTTAATGCTCATCGGGGAGGCGCCAGGGGAGTTTGAGTTAGTTGATGGGATTCCCTTTATTGGACGAGCGGGGAAGGAGTTAATGAAATCACTTGCTTCCATTGGATTGACGCGTGATGACGTTTATATCACCAGTGCTGTTCGTAGTCGACCGTATCGCTGGGGAACGAAAAAGGAACGTGACGGGACCACAACAGAGCGGAAGTATAATCGTCCGCCGACCCGGAAGGAAATCATCGCCCATGCACCCGTTTTAGATTATGAAATTGCAAACTTAGAACCGAAGTTTATTGTCACCTTGGGGAATGTCGGGTTACAGCGTTTAATTGGGAAAGAGGCGAAAGTGACGGAGTTGCATGGACAAGTACTAAGAAGGCCTATCCAGTATTTAGAAAATCTTGAGGATACGACCTTTAGTTGGACGGATGAAAAATATACAATTGTCCCTACCTTTCATCCTGCTTCCGTTTTTTATCGGCCATCACATAGACCTTCGCTTGAGGCTGATTGGTTAAAAATTGGAGAAATTTTAAAGGGGATGGAGTGA
- a CDS encoding ABC transporter ATP-binding protein, producing MITFENVTKRFPDGTEALKDISVTIPSNKLTAIIGPSGCGKTTLMRMINRLELPTNGEVSIDGELISERDEIELRRSIGYVIQRIGLIPHMTIEENIALVPELLGWEKSKIATRVNELLEMVGLEPETFKARYPFELSGGQQQRVGVSRALASNPNIILMDEPFSALDPISREQLQKKLRELQTRIRKTIVFVTHDMDEALEIADHIIIMRGGKVEQMATPEALLEHQENEFVREFIGEDRIMRKRDFGSFPLTYFTDFYDETWDGEVRSIHSDASVEEAIQLLDMYPSCRLVVLKDEKILGYIGHHSLLQAAMGMKEGVNTA from the coding sequence ATGATAACCTTTGAAAATGTAACTAAGCGTTTTCCCGATGGAACAGAAGCACTGAAAGATATTTCAGTTACGATTCCTTCAAATAAACTAACGGCGATTATTGGTCCTAGCGGTTGTGGAAAAACAACACTTATGCGGATGATTAACCGACTTGAATTACCGACAAATGGAGAAGTTTCAATCGACGGTGAGCTAATTTCAGAGCGGGATGAAATTGAGCTTCGCAGATCAATTGGTTATGTCATTCAAAGAATTGGGCTCATTCCCCACATGACGATTGAAGAGAATATCGCTCTCGTACCAGAATTACTAGGATGGGAAAAGAGTAAAATAGCTACTCGTGTCAACGAGTTATTAGAAATGGTCGGATTGGAACCAGAAACATTTAAAGCACGCTATCCTTTTGAGCTATCAGGCGGTCAACAGCAACGAGTTGGTGTCAGTCGAGCACTTGCAAGCAATCCCAATATTATTTTAATGGATGAACCTTTTTCGGCACTTGACCCAATTAGTCGAGAGCAATTGCAAAAGAAATTGCGCGAGTTACAGACACGGATTCGTAAGACGATTGTTTTTGTAACACATGACATGGACGAAGCATTAGAGATTGCAGATCATATAATCATTATGCGAGGCGGAAAAGTTGAACAAATGGCAACACCGGAAGCGTTGCTTGAACATCAAGAAAATGAGTTTGTGCGTGAATTTATTGGAGAAGACAGGATTATGAGAAAACGTGACTTCGGATCATTCCCGCTTACATATTTTACAGACTTTTACGATGAAACATGGGATGGAGAAGTCCGAAGCATTCATAGCGATGCTTCTGTAGAAGAGGCAATTCAGCTATTAGATATGTACCCGAGCTGTCGACTTGTGGTTTTAAAAGATGAAAAAATACTAGGTTATATTGGTCATCATTCTCTTTTGCAGGCGGCAATGGGGATGAAAGAAGGTGTGAATACTGCATGA
- a CDS encoding ABC transporter permease, translating into MSNFFHTVSSRSDLIIEAFLQHIFLSFVALALGVAIALPAGILIARYRRFAEPIIGVTAVLQTIPSLALFGILVPLIGIGSKTALIALIIYALLPIVRNTYTGLTSADESIIEAGRGMGMTPFQILKKIEFPIALPVIMAGIRTATVLTVGIATLATFVGAGGLGDVIYRGLQSYNNSLVLAGALPVACLAILFDFLLKWIEKKVTLKGIRQ; encoded by the coding sequence ATGAGTAATTTTTTTCACACTGTCAGCAGCCGTTCTGATTTAATTATCGAGGCTTTTTTACAACATATATTCCTTTCTTTTGTTGCTTTAGCGTTAGGGGTCGCCATTGCATTGCCAGCAGGCATTCTTATAGCGCGTTATCGCCGATTTGCGGAACCGATTATTGGGGTTACTGCAGTTTTGCAAACGATTCCAAGTCTTGCGTTATTTGGTATTCTCGTTCCGTTAATTGGGATTGGATCAAAAACAGCTTTAATTGCACTCATCATTTATGCTTTATTACCGATTGTACGCAATACATATACCGGATTAACGAGCGCAGACGAATCAATTATTGAAGCTGGTCGGGGTATGGGGATGACGCCCTTTCAAATTTTAAAGAAAATAGAGTTTCCGATTGCGCTTCCTGTTATTATGGCGGGTATTCGCACGGCGACGGTTTTAACTGTAGGGATTGCAACGCTTGCAACATTTGTAGGTGCAGGAGGTTTAGGGGATGTGATTTATCGAGGATTACAATCTTATAATAATTCGCTCGTGTTAGCTGGTGCGCTTCCTGTTGCATGTTTAGCAATACTATTCGATTTTCTGCTGAAGTGGATAGAAAAGAAAGTAACGTTGAAAGGTATTCGCCAATAA
- a CDS encoding glycine betaine ABC transporter substrate-binding protein, translating into MRRRIGIIFVALLFLVSGCGKKEEIVISGKPWTEQFILPYILGQYIEEKTDYDVAYKEGLGEVAIMTPALEKGDIDLYVEYTGTGLKDVLKEESEAGESAGSVYERVKKGYEEQFEVTWLEPLGFENGYTLAYSKDNAYDAETYSDIAAVSREKKVVFGAPHAFYERKGDGYEDLVEVYDFSFSQTKSLDPNVMYEAVKSGEVDLIPAFTTDSRIQLFDLGTTKDDLAFFPKYDAVPVVRQETLEKFPDLEKVLNELAGQITEEDMLKMNARVDIDQEKPEDVAREFLIEKGLIAK; encoded by the coding sequence TTGAGGAGAAGAATAGGAATCATTTTTGTAGCGCTTTTGTTTTTGGTCAGTGGATGTGGAAAAAAAGAGGAGATTGTCATTAGCGGTAAGCCGTGGACTGAGCAGTTTATTTTACCGTACATATTAGGGCAGTATATTGAAGAGAAAACAGATTATGATGTGGCTTATAAAGAAGGCCTTGGTGAAGTAGCAATTATGACGCCGGCCCTTGAAAAGGGAGACATCGACTTATACGTTGAATATACTGGAACAGGGTTAAAAGACGTGCTAAAGGAAGAATCTGAAGCGGGAGAAAGTGCAGGAAGTGTTTATGAAAGAGTCAAAAAGGGTTATGAAGAACAATTTGAAGTGACTTGGCTAGAACCGCTTGGATTTGAAAATGGCTATACACTCGCTTATTCAAAAGACAATGCCTATGATGCTGAAACATATTCAGATATTGCAGCAGTATCACGGGAGAAGAAGGTGGTTTTTGGTGCACCTCACGCCTTTTATGAGCGCAAAGGTGACGGTTATGAAGACTTAGTGGAGGTCTATGATTTTTCATTTAGCCAAACGAAAAGTTTGGATCCAAATGTGATGTATGAAGCGGTAAAGAGTGGAGAAGTGGATTTAATCCCAGCGTTTACTACAGATAGCCGTATTCAATTATTTGATTTGGGAACGACGAAAGACGATTTGGCATTTTTCCCTAAGTACGATGCAGTACCAGTTGTCCGTCAAGAGACGTTGGAAAAGTTTCCAGACCTTGAAAAAGTATTAAATGAATTAGCAGGTCAAATTACCGAAGAAGATATGTTAAAAATGAATGCACGAGTGGATATTGATCAAGAGAAGCCAGAGGACGTAGCAAGAGAGTTTTTAATTGAAAAAGGATTAATTGCTAAATAA